The Mytilus trossulus isolate FHL-02 chromosome 3, PNRI_Mtr1.1.1.hap1, whole genome shotgun sequence genome contains a region encoding:
- the LOC134710975 gene encoding zinc finger protein 585A-like: protein MENETDIILGTSKETFPCIENIWTVTQRQNNDEIKYKEKKGSNTINRESETDVCISSEDDTNTIQKVEDLDFVDKIKTGNNEHIVSENEGKAEEKICMYIQTNVASHGISSEEGTTTSHKQEDKSFHCNQCNKKCRSLKSLNNHRKIHTAGKIYSCSLCGEIFPKNYLLKEHMITHNAKCECVVCGKSFNQQIKLKRHMSIHKRNKSHICSMCNKAFSDKRSKERHMLIACPKLPKNNSVVQHFKTHKGIWPYAYLYKKGNENKTKQFIDKDFQLHTTDQTFCTSIKDEDMIIKDSENACSALSDEELHSEDWQVVGFTTHDSEMITDDTVSDHFKLKDTKTQNNESDVLVQTNEEMYTKEPEPVSSVSTKDETAVAKDLKSDNEMKKITETYDKDSISSIPTKTDTCTTINNKTFTTDCRIEGMDIKESSCPNEMMNQAEKEIEISSEQDDSSSEKDLEHMNEDPISKHLSRKTKETQNCLKNQMQRHSSEKPYTCNTCGVVFTNKRKFDTHMRTHLNRMKYTCDFCSKQVSRIDVFKRHMRTHADLHGVTCTTSDYLEPKDIEAHDKKSDLVMQTTEEVHTGTNEQEPVSSPRKKETVAKDYQSEFNTKTIIKLDDKDSKSLVRTRRNTKYNNKNLTADGNTEYLNKDPSSYSSIKKKKGTQNMKSTSPCQAKNGEMNTPLLGNKESQKSTNNVNKPYVCNLCSKGFSRTDTLRVHIKSHSGQKPFLCSFCGKTFLSNQHLGVHLLSHSDEKPFKCSTCGKRFKASNRMKVHMRQHSGETPYLCITCGESFSYRRHLQEHMTEHTGKKPHSCSTCGKGFIENCELQAHMRTHSGERPHSCTICGSAFADKRNLNRHVKRHIEGMKYTCNVCGKKVSRVDALNRHMRKHTDLREKSNMCKLCGKGFYMNQHLINHMKTHA from the coding sequence ATGGAAAATGAAACAGACATAATACTGGGGACTTCTAAAGAAACTTTTCCCTGTATTGAAAACATATGGACAGTAACACAGAGGCAGAataatgatgaaataaaatataaagaaaaaaagggtTCTAACACAATAAACAGGGAAAGTGAAACTGACGTTTGTATTTCAAGTGAAGATGATACAAATACCATTCAAAAAGTCGAAGACTTGgattttgtagacaaaataaaaacaggaaataaTGAACACATTGTTTCAGAAAATGAAGGCAAAGCAGAAGAgaaaatatgtatgtatatacagACAAATGTGGCTTCACATGGCATAAGTAGTGAAGAGGGTACCACTACCAGCCACAAACAGGAAGATAAATCATTCCATTGTAATCAATGTAACAAAAAATGTAGGAGTTTGAAGTCCCTTAATAATCACAGAAAAATACACACAGCAGGAAAAATCTATAGCTGTAGCCTGTGTGGAGAAATTTTTCCAAAGAATTATCTTCTGAAAGAACACATGATAACTCACAATGCAAAGTGTGAATGTGTTGTATGTGGAAAGAGTTTTAATCAGCAGATCAAATTGAAAAGGCACATGTCAATacacaaaagaaataaatcCCACATTTGTAGTATGTGTAATAAAGCATTTAGTGACAAGCGGAGCAAAGAAAGGCATATGCTGATTGCATGTCCAAAGCTTCCAAAGAACAACAGTGTTGTTCAGCATTTCAAGACACACAAGGGTATTTGGCCATATGCATATTTGTATAAGAAAGGTAATGAAAATAAGACAAAACAGTTTATAGATAAAGATTTTCAACTACACACTACTGATCAAACATTTTGTACCTCAATCAAAGATGAAGATATGATAATCAAAGATTCAGAAAATGCTTGCTCAGCTCTTTCTGATGAAGAATTGCATTCTGAAGACTGGCAGGTTGTTGGATTTACAACACATGACTCAGAAATGATAACTGACGATACTGTATCTGATCATTTTAAACTGAAGGACACGAAAACCCAAAACAATGAATCAGATGTTTTAGTTCAGACAAATGAAGAAATGTATACAAAGGAACCAGAACCAGTATCTTCTGTGAGCACAAAAGATGAAACCGCAGTTGCAAAAGATTTAAAATCTGATAATGAAATGAAGAAAATCACAGAGACATATGATAAAGATTCAATCTCTTCTATTCCAACAaaaacagatacatgtacaacaataaataacaaaactttcACAACTGATTGCAGAATAGAGGGGATGGATATCAAAGAATCATCCTGTCCTAATGAAATGATGAACCAAGCTGAGAAAGAAATAGAAATAAGTTCTGAACAAGATGACTCTTCATCAGAGAAAGATTTAGAACATATGAATGAAGATCCAATATCTAAACATTTATCAAGGAaaaccaaagaaacacaaaattgtttgaaaaatcaaatgcaACGACACTCAAGTGAAAAACCATACACCTGCAATACATGTGGTGTAGTATTTACAAATAAACGTAAGTTTGATACACACATGAGAACACACTTAAATAGGATGAAATATACTTGTGATTTTTGTAGCAAACAGGTTTCAAGGATTGATGTGTTTAAGagacacatgagaacacatgCAGACTTACATGGTGTTACATGTACAACATCTGATTATCTTGAGCCTAAAGACATAGAAGCTCATGACAAAAAATCAGATCTTGTAATGCAGACTACAGAAGAAGTGCATACCGGTACAAATGAACAAGAACCAGTTTCTTCTCCGAGGAAAAAAGAAACAGTTGCAAAGGATTATCAATCTGAATTTAATACGAAGACTATTATAAAACTAGATGATAAAGATTCAAAATCTTTAGTTCGAACAAGGAGAAAtactaaatataataacaagAACCTCACAGCTGATGGTAATACAGAATATCTAAATAAAGATCCATCATCTTATTCAtcaataaagaagaaaaaagggACACAAAATATGAAGTCAACATCTCCATGTCAAGCAAAAAATGGAGAAATGAATACTCCATTGCTTGGAAATAAAGAGAGTCAAAAATCTACCAACAATGTAAATAAACCATATGTTTGTAATTTGTGTAGTAAAGGATTTTCACGAACTGATACACTAAGAGTACATATCAAATCACATTCAGGTCAGAAACCTTTCTTATGCTCTTTTTGTGGTAAAACATTTCTCTCAAATCAGCATTTGGGTGTTCATTTGTTGTCACATTCTGATGAAAAGCCTTTCAAATGCAGCACATGTGGTAAAAGATTTAAAGCAAGCAATAGAATGAAAGTTCACATGCGACAGCACTCAGGTGAAACACCGTACTTATGCATTACTTGCGGTGAAAGTTTTTCTTACCGTAGGCATCTACAGGAACATATGACTGAACATACAGGAAAGAAGCCTCACAGCTGTTCTACATGTGGCAAAGGCTTTATTGAAAATTGTGAGTTACAAGCCCATATGAGAACTCACTCAGGTGAGAGACCACACTCATGCACCATATGTGGTTCAGCATTTGCAGATAAACGTAATCTTAATAGGCATGTTAAAAGACACATAGAAGGGATGAAGTATACCTGTAATGTTTGTGGCAAGAAGGTATCAAGAGTTGATGCATTAAACAGACACATGAGAAAGCATACAGATTTACGTGAGAAATCTAACATGTGCAAGTTATGTGGTAAAGGTTTCTACATGAATCAACACCTAATTAATCATATGAAAACCCATGCTTGA
- the LOC134710976 gene encoding gastrula zinc finger protein XlCGF8.2DB-like, producing the protein MELQKSNSLSSHTEEFTTSSSSTVIGTVHCKSSKGKLRQNRKRSSKRQSKKIMEHQNNVLQEEKNKQDEFYTCQKCFKTFNQRRGLQRHNCKAIHLSQKPFKCKICNNGFTERFALKAHMKIHTGENCSECQVCNKLMVTERSLQRHMKTHTDDKPYACSICNKFLKYKLSIKRHMKTHTDEKPYACSICNNTYKYEVGIKHHMKQHQVLSKHMDMQLDEKPYICSLCEKTFTTKGHIVKHMKEHLEKSKPFTCDVCGNRFRQKGDLKRHLHRHFDKNYKPFTCDVCGRRFNHSGDKTRHMRIHSGERLYSCDKCNKQYVRKRDLVNHVKTTHTDGPYQCQTCDQQFQRKSNFTKHNIIKHFKTHTDTNVKLSSCAVQG; encoded by the coding sequence ATGGAACTCcaaaaatcaaatagtttaaGTTCACACACTGAAGAATTCACAACAAGCAGTTCATCAACTGTAATTGGAACAGTTCATTGCAAGAGTTCAAAGGGAAAATTAAGACAGAACAGAAAACGGAGTTCAAAAAGACAAAGCAAGAAAATAATGGAACACCAAAACAATGTTTTACAGGAGGAAAAGAACAAACAAGATGAATTTTATACTTGTCAGAAATGTTTCAAGACTTTTAATCAAAGAAGAGGATTACAAAGACACAATTGCAAAGCAATACACCTGTCTCAAAAACCTTTTAAATGTAAGATTTGTAATAATGGATTCACAGAAAGATTTGCACTGAAAGCACACATGAAGATTCACACTGGAGAAAACTGTAGTGAATGTCAAGTATGTAATAAACTGATGGTCACGGAAAGGTCGTTACAAAGGCATATGAAAACACACACTGATGACAAACCTTATGCTTGTTCAATAtgcaataaatttttaaaatataaattaagtatCAAGCGTCATATGAAAACACACACGGATGAAAAACCTTATGCTTGTTCAATATGCAATAACACTTATAAATATGAAGTAGGTATCAAGCATCATATGAAACAACATCAAGTACTCTCCAAACACATGGATATGCAATTGGATGAAAAACCatatatatgttcattatgTGAGAAGACATTTACAACAAAAGGACATATAGTAAAACATATGAAAGAACACTTAGAAAAAAGCAAACCTTTTACGTGTGACGTATGTGGAAACAGATTTCGTCAAAAAGGTGATTTAAAACGTCATTTACATAGACACtttgacaaaaattataaaCCCTTTACTTGTGATGTATGCGGAAGACGTTTTAATCATTCCGGTGACAAGACAAGACACATGAGAATACACTCGGGTGAGAGACTATACAGTTGTGATAAATGTAATAAGCAGTATGTTAGAAAAAGAGATTTAGTAAATCATGTTAAGACAACACACACAGATGGGCCGTACCAATGTCAAACTTGTGATCAACAGTTTCAAAGAAAGAGTAATTTTACCAAAcacaatattataaaacattttaaaacacataCAGATACAAATGTGAAACTTAGCAGTTGTGCAGTGCAAGGATGA